From Aedes albopictus strain Foshan chromosome 1, AalbF5, whole genome shotgun sequence, one genomic window encodes:
- the LOC109427483 gene encoding uncharacterized protein LOC109427483: MSSAAMQSVNHCKACNRPDHADDMVACDICGTWFHYTCAGVQASICNKPWHCGYCSSRDDGTNSSAISVSSGSSNARLRLRQLEESKALEDRLLLQQAERERAFLAEKHQLEAEIQSDRQLRGSTSSFRSRHSARSRQSYRSEVRAWIDQSVDTPAKTVDHQPGASTSTPIVSTGNVVLAVPEQQTVSAQPVSSLDHPMVAQGLGNQPPFVHPNVGQVTSILPPSNLPSVVAPVVSVANRDPPRTMTNCTTIHPPEQPCSVPLSNVVHQEQQKQHPLHQPNRQLPPTVLSGPKQPVLSGSNPLGSHVSARVRCGSQAQLPDAQLPRMPHQIHQRFQPCGQRTGQPFPPTLNQNASSFPAQWPRNASVTFVDNQQYFPTANQIPVVQPIGASHPMNFYQPSYPRWSTESVPLQQSSTTVGNVAGTYASEPQLDPAGHSNQQTLSGQASSCHRAQAAEGILSAQQLAARQVVSRELPKFSGDPLEWPMFINAFESTTAMCGIQPDENLARLQKSLVGAAREKVQSILTLPTAIPEIIETLRDECGRPEQVVHCLLIKIRHAPPPNVNKLETLISFGREVRNLVTFIDGANLQDHLSNPMLLSELVGKLPPSLRLEWGLHTQRVPQVSLRAFSDYVTSIKTAACKVSLPTDSHADENRRSKKEKGGFVNAHTVEEKRSSPVSSPKKEYHPKSESYVPKPCPACNKSDHKLRSCDKFIGFGMDQRKRLVDQLKLCQRCLGSHGKWPCRSKQNCETNGCKEPHHRLLHPANTKPNNAEHAGPSGVISAHCSRQAGVLFKVIPVTLSSNGKSVSTFAFLDDGSNVTLMEEAIADELGLNGNISSLCIQWTGSVTRKEPSSRQVELRISGVNGGPDYAISGVQTIPHLDLPQQSLDYEELSKLFPHLKGLPVRSFSNAVPRILIGLDNAALKLTLDKRERRSREPIAAKTRLGWTIFGGGHRGMPHTDHVMLHMCNCSANESLHKLVNDYFAVESLGVNPLPPLESSEDQRARQILMQTTKRTESGRFECGLLWKSDDFEFPSSYRMAERRLICLEKKFAKNPTLKMKVAEQIDEYLQRGYAHIATEDELQQSDPRHVWYLPLGIVQNPRKPEKLRIVWDAAARVGDVSLNSMLLVGPDLLTPLLKVICGFRQRQYVAVGDVRQMFHQLLVKESDRQAQRFLFRIDPEQALTVYVMDVVIFGASCSPCLAQYVKNTNAKDFEETFPEAAAAIINCTYVDDFLDSRDTVDETVRIVEEVRLIFDKAGFEIRNWQSNSDEVLRRVGVNSNDTARCFSVEKSTIAERVLGMTWDPKDDMFEFETQFREDLHPLLSGSIVPTKRQVLRVVMSHFDPIGIVATYTVHGKILIQDVWRSGVSWDDPVTTDVFENWQRWVRLASHLRQVRIPRCYFPNYNPGSYDSLELHIFVDASLMAYCAAAYFRISDEGSPRCALVAAKTKVTPLKPQSVPRNELCAAVIGVRLLRSIQENHSIPVQKRYMWTDSTTVLAWLRADPRKFRQFVAFRVAEIQSETSVDEWHYVPTNLNVADKGTKWGSGPCFDPESPWFTGPAFLHRAEKEWPRQPAKYAEPQEEIKAVHQHAAVCKSTVDFEKFSRWKDLVKNLSYLHHFVHRCRTPNREMTGSRIAVLEQRDYVEAEASLWRVIQSAEYPEEISVLRKNAEIPSYERKSLKKKSCIRKLSPFLDDKGVLRMRSRINEVSLYYSAEFQNPVIVPRGHHVTKLLILEYHQRFGHANVDTVVNELRQRYYIPKIRFEVKKFVKQCMWCKVYRAKPAEPRMANLPHPRVTPYVRPFTFTGLDYFGPLIVKRRRCNEKRWVALFTCLTVRAVHVEVVHTLSTESCRLAIRRFISRRGAPQQIFSDNGTNFRGAAREIADEIKTMNRELANSFTNAEIEWVFNPPSAPHMGGVWERKVRSIKDAFKSLHHNQHLNDEELATFLTKAEMIVNSHPLTFVPLEDSTEEAITPYNFLLMSSSGANTASRIPISEEISLRVNWKLMQQLLNQFWKRWIQGYLPTIARRTKWFNDVRPLQIDDPVIIVDETVRNGWLRGRIVKVYAASDGQVRKVDVQTASGLYQRPAIKVALLDVLQSGKAG, from the coding sequence ATGAGCAGTGCAGCGATGCAGTCTGTCAACCACTGCAAGGCATGCAATCGGCCGGACCATGCCGACGATATGGTTGCATGCGATATTTGTGGAACTTGGTTCCACTACACTTGTGCAGGAGTTCAAGCCTCTATCTGCAACAAGCCATGGCATTGTGGATATTGCTCCAGCCGGGACGACGGTACTAACAGCTCAGCGATTTCGGTCAGCTCCGGAAGCTCGAATGCCCGTTTGCGGTTGAGGCAGCTAGAAGAATCCAAGGCGCTGGAAGATCGCCTTCTACTGCAGCAAGCTGAACGCGAGCGAGCTTTTCTAGCCGAGAAGCATCAGCTGGAGGCTGAAATTCAGTCGGACAGGCAGCTTAGAGGCAGCACTTCTAGCTTTAGGAGCCGACACAGTGCTAGGAGCCGTCAAAGTTATAGAAGCGAGGTAAGAGCGTGGATCGATCAATCGGTAGATACTCCAGCGAAGACGGTGGATCATCAACCAGGGGCGTCAACATCGACACCTATTGTTTCCACTGGGAACGTGGTTCTAGCGGTACCAGAACAACAAACGGTATCAGCTCAGCCGGTTTCTTCTCTCGATCATCCGATGGTAGCCCAGGGTCTTGGCAATCAACCTCCATTCGTGCACCCCAATGTTGGCCAGGTCACATCGATTCTCCCACCAAGTAATTTGCCGTCAGTCGTCGCACCCGTCGTGTCAGTAGCTAACAGAGACCCACCGAGAACAATGACAAACTGCACAACTATTCATCCTCCTGAGCAGCCGTGTTCAGTTCCGCTTAGCAACGTCGTCCACCAAGAACAGCAGAAACAACACCCACTGCATCAGCCTAACCGGCAACTTCCTCCGACCGTTCTGTCAGGTCCGAAGCAGCCAGTGCTTTCAGGTTCGAATCCTTTGGGAAGTCACGTTTCTGCCCGTGTACGCTGTGGAAGTCAAGCTCAGTTGCCAGATGCTCAGCTACCCAGGATGCCGCACCAAATTCATCAACGGTTCCAGCCGTGTGGTCAACGAACTGGTCAGCCCTTTCCTCCAACACTGAACCAGAACGCCTCTTCGTTTCCAGCACAGTGGCCGCGAAACGCAAGTGTGACTTTCGTCGACAACCAGCAGTATTTTCCAACTGCAAACCAGATACCCGTTGTGCAACCGATCGGCGCTTCTCACCCGATGAATTTCTACCAACCGTCGTACCCTCGATGGTCAACAGAATCGGTGCCACTCCAACAATCGAGTACGACTGTGGGAAATGTAGCAGGAACCTACGCATCGGAACCACAACTCGATCCAGCAGGACATTCTAATCAGCAGACACTTTCTGGTCAAGCTTCGAGCTGCCACCGAGCACAGGCTGCTGAAGGCATACTGAGCGCACAGCAGTTGGCTGCACGACAAGTGGTATCACGTGAGTTGCCTAAATTTTCAGGTGATCCTCTTGAGTGGCCAATGTTTATAAACGCGTTTGAGTCCACGACGGCCATGTGTGGGATTCAACCAGACGAGAACCTGGCCAGGCTACAAAAAAGCTTGGTTGGCGCTGCTAGGGAGAAAGTCCAGAGCATACTAACTCTGCCGACGGCGATCCCAGAGATCATTGAAACTCTTCGCGACGAATGTGGCCGACCGGAACAGGTAGTTCATTGTCTGCTGATCAAAATTCGACACGCACCTCCGCCCAATGTCAACAAGCTTGAGACGCTAATCAGTTTCGGAAGGGAGGTCAGAAACCTGGTAACCTTCATTGACGGGGCGAATTTGCAAGACCACCTGTCGAACCCGATGCTGCTGTCAGAGTTGGTAGGGAAACTACCTCCTAGTCTTCGCCTTGAATGGGGTCTTCATACGCAAAGGGTACCGCAGGTCTCGCTGAGGGCCTTCAGTGATTACGTCACATCCATCAAAACTGCTGCGTGCAAAGTGTCGCTGCCTACTGATTCGCATGCGGACGAGAACCGAAGAAGTAAGAAGGAGAAAGGGGGGTTCGTTAACGCGCACACCGTGGAAGAGAAGAGGAGCTCCCCGGTATCGAGCCCGAAAAAGGAATATCATCCAAAATCCGAATCGTATGTCCCTAAACCGTGCCCTGCGTGTAACAAAAGTGATCACAAGCTCCGTAGCTGCGATAAATTCATTGGCTTCGGTATGGATCAAAGGAAGCGTCTCGTCGATCAGCTTAAACTATGCCAACGTTGCCTGGGAAGCCACGGAAAGTGGCCGTGCAGATCGAAGCAAAACTGTGAAACCAACGGATGTAAGGAACCTCATCATAGACTGCTCCATCCTGCGAATACCAAACCCAACAACGCTGAGCACGCAGGCCCGTCAGGAGTTATCTCGGCTCACTGTTCTCGCCAAGCCGGCGTGTTATTCAAGGTGATTCCTGTCACCCTCTCCAGCAATGGCAAGTCCGTCTCAACCTTCGCATTCCTGGACGATGGATCGAATGTCACGCTGATGGAGGAAGCTATTGCTGACGAACTTGGACTGAACGGGAATATCAGTTCGCTATGCATCCAGTGGACAGGGAGCGTTACCAGGAAAGAACCGTCATCTAGGCAAGTCGAGTTGCGCATTTCCGGTGTCAACGGTGGACCAGATTACGCCATATCAGGAGTCCAAACCATACCGCACCTGGACCTACCGCAACAAAGCCTGGATTATGAAGAACTCTCCAAACTATTTCCGCATTTGAAAGGTCTTCCTGTTCGAAGTTTTTCGAATGCAGTTCCTCGTATACTCATAGGTCTGGATAACGCCGCGCTGAAGTTAACGTTGGACAAACGCGAGAGGCGTAGCAGAGAACCGATAGCAGCCAAAACGCGACTTGGGTGGACAATTTTCGGAGGTGGACACCGAGGAATGCCACATACCGATCACGTGATGCTCCACATGTGCAACTGTAGCGCCAACGAGTCTCTCCACAAGCTTGTTAACGACTACTTCGCAGTGGAGTCGCTCGGTGTGAACCCTTTGCCACCTTTAGAGTCTTCCGAAGATCAACGAGCTCGGCAGATTTTGATGCAGACCACTAAGCGGACCGAGTCTGGCCGGTTCGAATGCGGCCTCCTATGGAAGAGCGACGATTTCGAGTTTCCTTCTAGCTACAGAATGGCTGAACGTCGCTTAATCTGTTTGGAaaagaaatttgccaaaaatcCAACGCTGAAAATGAAGGTAGCAGAGCAGATCGACGAGTATCTGCAGCGCGGTTATGCTCATATTGCTACCGAGGACgagttacagcagtctgatccacGTCACGTCTGGTACCTTCCCCTTGGTATCGTCCAGAATCCTCGCAAACCTGAGAAACTTCGCATCGTGTGGGACGCAGCGGCCCGTGTAGGAGATGTGTCACTCAACTCCATGTTACTGGTCGGGCCAGATCTTCTAACCCCACTGCTCAAGGTCATCTGTGGATTTCGTCAACGTCAGTACGTTGCAGTTGGCGATGTCCGCCAAATGTTTCACCAACTGCTGGTCAAGGAAAGCGACCGCCAAGCCCAAAGATTCTTATTTCGGATCGATCCCGAGCAAGCGCTAACGGTGTACGTCATGGACGTCGTTATCTTTGGCGCATCGTGCTCCCCGTGTTTGGCGCAGTATGTTAAAAATACCAACGCCAAGGACTTTGAAGAAACGTTTCCAGAAGCGGCGGCGGCGATCATTAATTGTACATACGTTGACGACTTTCTGGACAGCAGAGACACGGTAGATGAAACTGTGCGGATCGTGGAAGAAGTGCGCTTGATCTTCGATAAAGCTGGATTCGAGATTCGCAACTGGCAGTCTAATTCTGACGAGGTACTCCGACGGGTCGGGGTCAACAGCAACGATACTGCAAGATGCTTTTCAGTTGAGAAGTCTACGATTGCCGAACGTGTTTTGGGGATGACATGGGATCCCAAGGATGACATGTTCGAATTTGAAACCCAGTTCCGTGAAGATCTTCATCCGTTATTATCCGGAAGCATCGTCCCCACAAAAAGACAAGTTCTCCGGGTCGTGATGAGCCATTTTGACCCCATAGGGATCGTAGCTACGTATACAGTGCACGGAAAAATTTTGATTCAGGATGTTTGGAGATCCGGTGTTAGTTGGGACGATCCTGTGACGACAGATGTTTTTGAGAATTGGCAGCGATGGGTTCGATTGGCTTCGCATCTAAGACAGGTTCGAATTCCACGGTGTTATTTCCCGAATTACAACCCGGGCAGCTACGATTCTCTCGAACTCCATATCTTCGTTGATGCCAGCCTAATGGCATACTGTGCTGCAGCGTACTTCAGGATTTCCGACGAAGGTTCACCACGCTGTGCCCTAGTAGCCGCGAAGACGAAGGTTACACCTCTAAAACCTCAATCGGTTCCACGAAACGAATTATGCGCTGCGGTGATTGGAGTGAGACTTCTGAGGAGCATCCAGGAGAATCACTCCATACCAGTCCAGAAACGTTACATGTGGACTGATTCAACGACCGTTCTCGCTTGGTTGAGGGCGGATCCTCGGAAGTTCCGGCAATTCGTTGCTTTTCGGGTTGCTGAGATTCAGTCTGAAACAAGTGTCGATGAATGGCACTACGTCCCAACAAACCTGAATGTCGCCGACAAGGGTACCAAGTGGGGAAGCGGTCCCTGTTTTGACCCAGAAAGTCCGTGGTTCACGGGGCCAGCATTTCTTCATCGAGCGGAAAAGGAATGGCCACGTCAACCGGCCAAATACGCTGAACCTCAGGAAGAGATTAAAGCTGTTCATCAACACGCGGCAGTTTGTAAATCAACTGTCGACTTTGAGAAATTCTCACGCTGGAAGGATCTTGTGAAAAATCTGAGCTACTTGCATCACTTCGTCCATCGTTGCCGAACTCCGAACCGAGAAATGACTGGAAGTAGGATTGCTGTTTTGGAACAGCGAGACTACGTAGAAGCAGAGGCAAGCTTGTGGCGAGTTATACAAAGCGCAGAATATCCCGAAGAGATCTCTGTCCTGCGCAAGAATGCTGAGATTCCCAGTTACGAACGCAAGTCACTGAAAAAGAAAAGCTGTATCAGAAAGCTGTCACCATTTCTAGACGATAAAGGTGTGTTGCGGATGCGTAGTAGGATCAACGAAGTTTCGCTGTATTACTCGGCAGAGTTCCAAAATCCGGTGATAGTTCCTCGGGGTCATCACGTCACTAAGCTGTTGATCCTTGAATACCATCAACGCTTCGGACACGCAAACGTCGATACTGTTGTCAACGAGCTGCGCCAACGGTATTACATACCCAAGATTCGGTTTGAGGTGAAGAAGTTCGTGAAGCAATGTATGTGGTGCAAAGTCTACCGAGCAAAACCAGCCGaaccgaggatggctaacctcccACATCCCCGAGTAACACCTTATGTTCGCCCGTTTACCTTTACTGGCTTGGACTACTTCGGGCCGTTGATTGTGAAACGCCGGCGGTGCAATGAAAAACGGTGGGTGGCACTATTTACATGTTTAACCGTACGAGCTGTACATGTTGAAGTAGTCCACACGTTGTCAACTGAGTCGTGTAGACTGGCGATTCGTCGTTTTATATCCCGAAGAGGTGCACCGCAACAGATATTTAGTGATAACGGTACCAATTTTCGGGGAGCTGCTCGCGAGATTGCCGATGAGATCAAAACTATGAATCGGGAATTGGCCAATTCATTCACCAACGCTGAAATCGAGTGGGTTTTCAACCCGCCCTCTGCTCCCCACATGGGTGGTGTGTGGGAGCGAAAGGTACGCTCAATCAAAGACGCGTTCAAGTCTTTACACCACAACCAACACTTAAACGATGAGGAGCTGGCGACCTTTTTAACAAAAGCTGAAATGATTGTCAACTCCCATCCGTTGACCTTTGTGCCGCTAGAAGACTCTACAGAAGAAGCAATTACCCCCTACAACTTCTTGCTGATGAGTTCGAGTGGCGCTAACACTGCATCGAGAATAccaatatctgaagagatctcctTAAGAGTAAATTGGAAACTGATGCAACAACTTTTAAACCAGTTTTGGAAGCGGTGGATTCAAGGTTATCTTCCAACCATAGCACGTCGGACAAAGTGGTTCAACGATGTCCGCCCACTGCAAATTGACGATCCTGTAATCATTGTAGACGAGACGGTTCGTAACGGATGGCTTCGAGGCCGTATTGTGAAGGTCTACGCAGCGAGCGATGGTCAGGTCAGGAAGGTCGATGTCCAGACAGCATCAGGATTGTATCAGAGACCAGCGATCAAGGTAGCCTTGTTGGACGTTCTGCAGAGTGGTAAGGCCGGTTAA